One region of Deinococcus koreensis genomic DNA includes:
- a CDS encoding helix-turn-helix transcriptional regulator, protein MGKRGGLIGNDLRALRLRQNVTQQQLADQIGVTRQTVNAIEGNRYSPSLEVAFRIARALGAGVEEVFSYDEG, encoded by the coding sequence GTGGGCAAGCGCGGCGGCCTGATCGGCAACGATCTTCGCGCGCTCCGCCTGCGGCAGAACGTCACGCAGCAGCAGCTGGCCGATCAGATCGGCGTAACGCGCCAGACGGTCAACGCCATCGAGGGAAACAGGTATTCGCCGTCCCTGGAGGTGGCCTTCCGGATCGCGCGGGCCCTGGGGGCGGGGGTGGAAGAGGTGTTCAGCTACGACGAGGGGTGA